The Halichoerus grypus chromosome 9, mHalGry1.hap1.1, whole genome shotgun sequence genome has a window encoding:
- the KIFC1 gene encoding kinesin-like protein KIFC1, which translates to MEPQRSPLLEVRGNVELKRPLVKAPSRLPLPGTRFKRGPDQMEDALEPEKKRTRGLDTVTKIATSHPRAPALTARPQTQGQTTALKVPKKTGPRCSTAIATVLKNQKPGPAVPAQKPAAAAPPMMGGKKPTKRPAWDLKGQLCDLNAQLKCFRERTQTLNQENLQLQDQLEEAQQQARALGAECRTLEGELARVQAQAEQGQQELGNLRAHVLELEEQLGTQEGLVQELQKEQLGLQEERRGLAARLEEQERRLQASEAALSGSQAEVACLRQEAAAQAAALVEQGERLHGLEMERRRLHNQLQELKGNIRVFCRVRPVLPGEPTPSPGFLLFPSGPGGPSDPPTRLSVSRSDDRRGTLSGAPAPTTRHDFSFDRVFPPGSGQDQVFEEIAMLVQSALDGYPVCIFAYGQTGSGKTFTMEGGPGGDPQVEGLIPRALRHLFSVAQELGGQGWTYSFVASYVEIYNETVRDLLATGTRKGQGGECEIRRAGPGSEELTVTNARYVPVSCEKEVEALLHVARQNRAVARTSQNERSSRSHSVFQLQISGEHAGRGLQCGAPLSLVDLAGSERLDPGLALGPGERERLRETQAINSSLSTLGLVIMALSNKESHVPYRNSKLTYLLQNSLGGSAKMLMFVNISPLEENVSESLNSLRFASKVNQCVIGTAQANRK; encoded by the exons ATGGAGCCGCAG AGGTCCCCCTTGTTGGAAGTGAGGGGGAACGTAGAGCTGAAGAGGCCCCTGGTCAAGGCTCCTTCTCGGCTGCCTCTACCGGGAACCAGGTTTAAGAGGGGGCCTGACCAGATGGAGGATGCCTTAGAGCCTGAGAAG AAAAGGACACGAGGACTGGATACAGTGACCAAAATTGCCACGTCCCACCCCAGAGCACCTGCCCTCACTGCAAGACCACAGACACAAGGCCAGACCACAG CTCTAAAAGTTCCCAAGAAGACAGGACCCCGATGTTCCACAGCTATTGCCACAG TGTTGAAGAATCAGAAACCAGGCCCTGCCGTTCCTGCCCAGAAGCCTGCAG CGGCTGCCCCTCCCATGATGGGAGGGAAGAAACCCACCAAACGTCCGGCCTGGGACTTAAAGGGTCAGTTATGTGACCTGAATGCCCAGCTGAAGTGCTTCCGTGAGAGGACTCAGACTTTGAACCAGGAGAACCTACAACTGCAGGACCAACTCGAGGAGGCCCAGCAACAGGCCCGGGCCCTGGGGGCAGAGTGCAGGACACTGGAAGGGGAGTTGGCCAGGGTGCAGGCCCAGGCTGAGCAGGGTCAGCAGGAGTTGGGGAACCTCAGGGCTCATGTCCTGGAGCTGGAAGAGCAGCTGGGCACACAGGAGGGCTTAGTGCAAGAGCTCCAGAAAGAACAGTTGGGATTGCAGGAGGAGCGAAGGGGACTGGCCGCCCGGCTGGAGGAGCAGGAG AGGAGGCTGCAGGCCTCAGAAGCAGCTCTGTCAGGCAGCCAAGCGGAGGTGGCATGTCTGCGTCAGGAGGCTGCAGCGCAGGCGGCCGCACTGGTGGAGCAAGGAGAACGTCTGCATGGGCTAGAGATGGAGCGCCGGCGACTCCACAACCAGCTACAGGAACTCAAAGGCAATATCCGTGTGTTCTGCCGGGTCCGCCCTGTCCTTCCAGGGGAGCCCACCCCGTCCCCAGGCTTCCTCCTGTTTCCCTCTGGCCCCGGCGGGCCCTCCGATCCTCCAACCCGCCTCAGTGTCTCCCGGTCTGACGATCGTCGTGGGACCCTGAGTGGGGCGCCGGCCCCCACCACCCGCCACGACTTCTCCTTCGACCGGGTATTCCCACCAGGGAGTGGACAGGACCAAGTGTTTGAGGAGATTGCCATGCTTGTCCAGTCAGCCCTGGATGGCTACCCAGTGTGCATCTTTGCCTACGGCCAGACAGGCAGTGGCAAGACCTTCACCATGGAGGGTGGGCCTGGGGGAGACCCCCAGGTGGAGGGCCTGATCCCTCGGGCCCTGCGGCACCTCTTCTCTGTGGCCCAGGAGCTGGGCGGCCAGGGCTGGACCTACAGCTTTGTGGCAAGCTACGTAGAGATCTATAATGAGACTGTCCGAGACCTGCTGGCCACGGGGACCCGGAAGGGCCAGGGCGGTGAGTGTGAGATTCGCCGGGCAGGGCCGGGGAGTGAGGAACTCACTGTCACCAATGCCCGCTATGTTCCTGTGTCCTGTGAGAAAGAG GTGGAGGCCCTGCTCCACGTGGCCCGCCAGAACAGGGCGGTGGCCCGCACGTCGCAGAACGAGCGCTCATCACGCAGTCACAGCGTTTTCCAGCTCCAGATCTCTGGGGAGCACGCCGGGCGGGGCCTGCAGTGTGGGGCCCCCCTTAGCCTTGTGGACCTGGCTGGGAGTGAGCGGCTGGACCCTGGCTTAGCCCTTGGCCCTGGGGAACGGGAACGCCTTCGGGAAACACAAGCCATTAACAGCAGCCTGTCCACCCTGGGGCTGGTCATCATGGCCCTGAGCAACAAG GAGTCCCACGTTCCTTACCGGAACAGCAAACTCACCTACCTGCTGCAGAATTCTCTGGGTGGCAGCGCTAAGAT GCTCATGTTCGTGAACATTTCCCCCCTAGAAGAAAACGTCTCTGAGTCCCTCAACTCCCTACGCTTTGCCTCCAAG